AACAGTTTAGCCTGACCCATATAAGAACAACATCAGTATATTATAACAGTGCTATTGCCCTAAGCATAGTAACACCACTGTATTCAATAAAACACCCAGAGAGATAGTTACATTGTAAATGTATCGCACAGCATCTGCAGTCCTCCTGTACAGATGTGGGCTGACTTGGACATGGGTTTTGACCACGTCAGCTGGCTGGGTGactagggaagccaggaccccgGCCAGAATCCCACAGCTGAAGTTAGCCAGGGCCGCGTAGGGAGACGTGCTTATCTCtaggaggaagaaacagagagacactATAAATTCCACTCCACACCAAACAATTCACATTGAGACAGATACGTCAAAGTTATCAACTGTGGCTTCTAGTGTAACCAATACTACTGCTCCATGTTTATGTCATCGGCGTCCCCATACTGACACTTCAAAGTGATCGCACACTAGTGAAACAAATACTAGTGTTGAGCATTAGTGTGGTGTTCTGATACTGACCCTGTGGCAGAGTGTTCTTGCCCTGGCTGTAGAACATGACATAGAGGCCTGAGAAGGGAGCATCTCTGAGGATGGTGGCGGTCAGCCCTGAGAACAGAGCTCTGGGTCCCTCTGTTTGACACACACTGCGCAAAGCCCCCGCCATGCTCacgtagttatacctgccactctGAAACAACAACAGACAATACAGTAAACACCAACACATTGGggcgtcagggtagcctagtggttagagagttggactaggaaccggaaggttgcaagttcaaacccccgagctgacaaggtactaatctgttgttctgcccctgaacactgttcctaggccatcattgaaaataagaatttttcttaactgacttgcctggttaaataaaggtaaaataaaaataaaaattaacaTTAAACAGTACTCACGTAGTTACTGTAATCATACAGTATATAGAAAAGTATTTATattttccttccttcctgcccCTCCATCGCTCTACCTGAACATACCTCAAAGCGAGTCTTAAGGACAGTGACAGGCAGCATGCAGACCCCTGCCACAGTCCTGGCCCCAGCTCCCAGCAGCACAGACTCCATGGCCCCGGGGCCCTGCTCCAGGAAGTAGTGCTGCTTCAGAGAGTAGTAGGTGCTGAAATAGATCCCTACACCAGGGATGGTCCTCACAAACGACTGGAGGAGGAAGCAGAGCAGACATACTGTCAGAGTCATATACTCAACCCACAGATTCAACACAATTGACGTGTTTCTATTTATATTACTGATCATAAAGAGAGGCCAACTTACTGGTGAGACCCCTTTCCAAAGTCCTATGAGCTTCTCTGTCCGTACAACACTTAAGAACACAGTCACCATCCCCACTCTTGCTGAACTGAAAgagcgtaagagagagagaaagccatatTAACACGTCCTATGAAACAACCTAAAAGTTATATTTAAGTGTGGAACCAGCATGAGTTTTATGACTCTTTGGACTCAATGTTCAGATCTACAATATTGCTTAGTCAATGAGGCAAGTCAATAGAGTAATGCAATGCTAGTTGGTCTCATGGTCTAGGACAAGACTGTAATCTAGAGCCAGAAATCTTACTACAAACGTAACCTCACCTGATTACTATGTGGAAGTGTGGACTATGCTGTAGAGGTGTTGACTGAGCCAGCTGAAGGCTACTCACCCAGGCTGCATGTTGCTGTGAAGGGTCTGCAGGCGGGTCTTGACCAGGTCCAGAGGCTGGAAGAGCAGGGTGGAGCATGTTCCACTGAGAGAGCCACACATAAAGGCTTTGAGAGCCGGGTGACCCTGAAGGGAGAGAcaagcagagaggggaggaagggagagtgatAACACCGATCACACACCAGTCATGGTAGAGTGCTCTTCAGCGAGAGCCCAAAGCATGATGGGACTTATGATTGTTTACGATGGAAAGCACCAGGCAGAGTGGGTCCTGGGAAATAATGTCACCCTATATCAAGTATGTGTTATAATGCATTATCATAATTGGCATGCTTAGTTCTTTAAACAATCTGCCAACACAAATCAACAAAGAACTGGATGGCTGCAGAAAAAGCATCATATACACCATACCCAGTCCCTCCAATTTTCACATGCTGTCATTACAGACAAAAAAATAAGACGCCACACACAgaacatacaaaacaacacacacatcccTCCTACAGTCCACATCCCTACCTTCCCCGGGCTACTTTTCAGTGGCTGATCCTGTTTTTCCTGCATTTGTccgtttccttcccctctctggcTAAGCTGTTATGAACTGTGGTGGGTTGTCAGGGCAAaagcctccatccctctcttcacttctctatAAGCTTTCCTCGGTTTCCCTTCACAAAGCAGCTTAATCCACTGCCGTATGtttccactctctctcacacacaacctCTCAATGCTGCTTCTCCTACTCTACCCCTCATCTTTCGGCTTCCAGCGAATGCACATCTCTGCAAAATGCCATGCGTCATACATTGTAAATGTCAGTGTATGTGTATGAGCGCATGCGCATGTTTTTTGTATGTTCTGGCTTCCATAAAACTTATCACGGTTTACATTCTAGAGTGTATGTTCTTAGGGTATGTGCTGCTCTAGAACTAGTGTAAAAGTGCTTTTATTTCCTTATCACTGGGCATGAATTCTAGTACATTTCAATGTCCTCAGCTCTGGTAAATGAATGGTAGTTCCTGTACTGTGATGTAACATTGACAACCTGTACTCTTTCACTGGGACTTGAAACCCACACTTTCTCAACATGTCCCTGCCCCTCCCTTAATGAGGGTGCTATGGCAACAGCCCACCAACAGTGCTTGCTGACCAATGGCAGTGTCGGCACAGGGGAGGCTTGGCAAATCCTTGCTCACTTGTTTGGCATGTCTATGAAGATTTAAGGTGGCACACCGGAGTTTGACCTAATTCAGGGCAGAGGACAATACTGAACTTGAAAACATTGAATATTATAGAACAGCCTGAGAAAGTGCATAGTATTAAAGTGTACTGAAACTCCCATCAGGTTAGAGGGGTAAGGACAACTGGGTCAATCAACTATGTCACAGAATGGTAATGTGATTAACATAGGGGCTGGATTGAGAAAGTAGTCCTGGGTGACCCTGATCCAAAATCACAGCCTGACATAAAATGCATGTGAAATCTTAACTGAGATATTAAATATTATAACCCAATTAAATATTATAACCACATCAAGAAAACATACTCAGCTATTCACAGTACATGTACAACCGTCACTGAAGTTACTCTAGAATTTGTCCTTCAGACTTTCATTATGGATCAAATACTAAATTATCTATAAAAAAACCCACTCACCAGAGACAGTTCCATGGTTATTTTGAAAGTTGAGAATAAATTCCAATCCAATGATGTTGTCCTTGTATGATCAAAATCCTCTCGTCTTTTCCTCTTTTTGAATCACTTTCTCAGTCCTTACTCTGCCCCTGTCCATTCAACTTTTCCAAACGCTCCTGCACTAGAGATTACAAGTGAAGATCTCAAGAATGGGCATTTCAGCTGCACAATCCATTACATAAGACAGAATAACCTTTCAAAACTGATATAGAATGTTACAGGCTGTAACTTAAAGCACGGGTGTTTTGCAATGTTGGTACAATGTGTCCCTTACAGCAGATACTGGAGAGCTGCACTGCCTCTGATTGATCCGAGGGGTTGGGGCACTCACCACAGCACAAACCCAATGTAGGAATCACCTGACACACACTATGGTTCCCATTTAAGACACACAGTTACTTATTAACTAATCAAAAGATCACCACCCAGCACATTAGCATTACATACACCCTGATCACGCTGCACATGTTtctcatgagtgtgtgtgtgcacatctgtgtgagtatgtgtatatgtctgtgtgtgtgtgtggtgtgaacaTGTGTGTATATGTGGAGGGTGGCCCTGAAGCCTCATGCTCTCAATTTGAGGCACAGGAGGACAAATAAAGTttgaaagtgctttttagtccaggactgtTTTTAATGTGTCCAGACTCCAGACCCTTAAATCTTGATCTACATTTATGGAATATGTTCTGTCATTTCAAAACATTACTTTAAATGGGTACAGACAGACATGTCAATCGGCATACATCTGACTGATTTTGTGATCGAGTCAAGTGACTCAGCACACATTATATACATTTAAACAGATTAATACAATGAATGACTATTGTTAATGTAACACAGACGTCGCCAAATGACTAGGTGCACACTCATTCAGCCAAAACTTAGCATGGAACTGGAATAGGAGTGATGATGATCCGGGGTTATAGAACTGTTGCAGAATCAGGACAGTACAGGAAAGACTGACAGGAATGAATTTGCACTCCCATGTCAACCTTTAATGCACATGTCGACTAACATTCAAGGTAATTAAAAAATATTGATATTAATTTTAACAAATATGAGCAACATGTCACAGTTCTCACACTACATAATTTTCAATCATGTTAAACAGAGGCCTACAGTGATCTTTGTAACTATATGCATCTCAGGATTCCCACGCAGTTTAGGCGTTTATGCCTGTTCTCGTGCTTGTCGGCACTAGGAATCTGACTTGGAAACATGAGCTCTGAATTTCCAATTTGAAAGTACCAGAATCAACGAATAGTAAGCTCTAATACAAAACCCTAACAATCATGAACAGGATAGTTGTCAGAAGCGTTTCCCAGTCCAACAAAACATTTACCGAAAATCGTACCTCTAATACTATTTCAATTAATTAGAATGAGAACAAAACCCGAAGACAAGTTGATTACAAAACGTGCACTTTTttattcatttcacctttatttaacctggtaggctagttgagaacaagttctcatttgcaactgcgacctggccaaaataaagcatagcagtgtgagcagagttacacatggagtaaacaatgaacaagtcaataacacaataagaaaaacgtggagtctatatacattgtgtgcaaaaggcacgaggtaggcgaataattacaattttgcagatttacactggagtgaaatgatcagatggtcatgtacaggtagagatattggtgtgcaaaagagcagaaaagtaaataaataaataaagtatggggatgaggtaggtaaaaatgggtgggctatttgccgatagactgtACTGCAGCggtcggttagctgctcagatagcagatgtttgaagttggtgagggagataaatgaGAACGAACTCACATTTATAAATGTATAGAGCAAAGCATTGAACTGGATAATGGACAAAAAGATGTAAACAGAAACAGGTATCTGTAATTATTTGATTAAACAATAAGGGCCATTCGCTGAAATAGTGTAGTTTACAATAGGCCGTTTATTAACACAATATACAAACGACATTCAGTTCTCACCCAAATCTGTCCATCCGTGTGCAATATTCTGTTTAAACCGGTTGAGACTTGCTTCGTTATGTAGTTTGTCCTGGGGAACCATTGCAACTGGGATAGTCAAGACTATCCTCTTGTGGTCATGTCTGAGATCACGTTACCTAAAAATAAAGACTACAGGACAATATTAGATCAGATAGTCTAGTGGATTGCCAGTTTAAAGCGGCAATCAGCAGTAGACACATTAACTCGAAATCCCAGCCTGTTTCAGTAAACAGATGAGGGGTGGGGCCGGAggaatgtaaccactcaaattcatagacaaagctatggatgcaaggactaacCATCCATGATAACATTTTTAACCATGTTTCGAGGCCATTCGTTAACATTTACTTTGAACTAACCTCATaaggaaaaggggggggggggtagtaacTGCCCCTTTATGGACATAAAAATTCTCAAGAGTCAATGGTTGCAGTTTAGAAAGCCATCTTTATTGCAATTACTATCAACAATACACAACTCAAGATTTCATTTCAGAGCTGCAGAGAAAATGACGGTACAAAATTGAGATTtattttctcttttcttttttgCTTCCAAgtgcgagagaaagagagtgatccTTTGTCTGTTATCCATCATTAATAACAAATTCCTCTCACTTCCCAGCAGTGTGAGCAAAAAAGGCAACCCTGAGCACAGCCTGCAGGGGTCAGTTCACCCAGACCTAAAGCACATTCACTCATCTACGTCACCCCATCCCTTAAATACATGGGATAAACACCTGGCCAGGCATTTCAACAGGGAGTCATCTTCCCAATCTTTCTGTCAGAGTAAAGATGCCATCAGGATATCATGTGATGTGTTAAGACTACAGCGCTGCAGAATGTAACGTTCCACTCAGCCAAACATGCTTTATTCTGTTCAACTACCCCTATACCCTGCAAAGCAATAAAGTACCCCACCACCCCTATATCCTGCAAAGCAGTGCTCTGAGAATACAGCGTTCGTGAGTAAAGTACCCCACCACCCCTATACCCTGCAAAGCAGAGCTCTGAAAATACAGCGTTCGTGAGTAAAGTACCCCACCACCCCTATACCCTGCAAAGCAGAGCTCTGAGAATACAGCGTTCGTGAGTAATAAAGTACCCCACCACCCCGTAACTGTCGCCCTGCGCATCAATAAAAACATTGATAGTAAAGAAATGCAAAAAAAAAGCAATACCTGGATCCAGAAAAAAAACAACCTTGAACAGTAGAATTTGACTGAGAGGCTTTAGTGTGTTGGCATGAATACAGAGCCTGCAGTTTCTCAGAATTAGTCTTTTCTTGTTTGAGGTGCATCTGCTGTCTATCAATGTCTTCATTTAATGCACAAATGCAGTTGACTATCATTTCTAATCCAGTCTTAAATCTCAGTGCAAAAATAAGACAATTTGGCACAAATCAAATTCTCCAATTCTGTGTGCTTCGTGTGTGTCTATAGTTGTATCGTTTTCTTAAGCCCAAAAGCATATTCGTGTTTTAAGTACTATACGCAGCTAAATTAATACGGTACAATTGAGCACATAAACCTCCATTATAAACTGAGGTGAGAGCGAGCAAGAGCCATAGACGTGTAGTACTTTCATACTTAACCATTATAAAAACTATAGCATAAAATACAAATCTATAGATTGCGATATTACTTTGGTCCCCTTGAGTAATCCTTCATTTATATTTCTTTCGTTCGTTCTTGCTTCAGTTAGAAAAAGATCCCCAAAATAGGATTATTTCTAATGGAATGTTTCCTTACAAAAAtatcattcattttttttttcccAGAGAATGAAGCAAGAGAAAATAAATGTGGCCCACAAGTTCATAGGAGTTATGTCAGTATGGCAATTGTCTGAAGTACTGTTGTATTGGCTTATATGGAATACAAGTGTACAGAGATTGTCAAGTCTCTTATTAAAGAGAGACTGAGGTCTGGCTGTGAAGTATATTTACTGCCTCTAAATCATACAGTATCATGATGTTTGTGTCCCTCTAAGTGTACTTTATGTGgtatgtgtgggtttgtgtgtgttgtgtatgacTGTTGCAGGTCCATCCTATGGACAGCagggaacactggctgttcattCAGTCTTGGGCTCGGGGGTCTCGCTCTTGGGCTCGCTCTCCTCGTCGCTCTCAATGCCTGCGCGGCTGACAATGCGGCGCATGGTGAAGGGGAGGTCCCCACGCCTGGAACAGAGGCGTAGAGATCAGTGATTAGGGCAGAGAGATCGTGACAGAGGCACATACCATGGAGGCCCTCTGAGGATACATGATCAGTAATGTAGCAGAGGGAATTAGTTTGATACATACATTGTAAATGCAAGTATGCTGTGTAGGGTGCTAGTACAGACGGCTTCATTTACAATAGAGTTCAGTGCGTCAGCATTTAGTCCGGTTGGGTGATGGAGGTGTACGTACCTGAGCTTGCTCTTGAGGGTGCTGACCTCACGGTTCATGGCGTCGGCTGACTCAGTGGCGTCCTCCAGCTCCCTTTGCAGTTTCCTGCGGTTGGCGTTGGCTCTCTGGGCCTCCTCCTCAGACTCCTCAAGCTGCCTCTTCAACTGCTTCATACGAGAGTTCAGCTTGTCCGACTGTGTACACACACAAGCATTAGCAACAAGTACCAAGGTGGATGCTACATatagcattgtttgctgtttggggttttaggctgggtttctgtacagcactttgagatctcagctgatgtacgaagggctatataaataaatttgatttgatttgatttgatataggtGGTGGATAGGGTGAGATCCAAGACAATGTAAAGTACAAAGAAATCTAGTGTGAAAGCTTTATATAAATGTACTACATTAAAATCATTCACATACATTCAAAATAGAATCACGCAGGGGAAAATAGAAACCAAGTTTACTGGTGTAAAGCTGTTGGGCTTGTGTTGAAACTTGTTTGAGTCCTGACCTGGTCTTTGTACTGCTCTGTGTTGCGTCTCTCATCGTCCACCGCGAGGACGACCTCCTTTAGCTTCTTCTCTGTGCGGCGCACCAGCTTGGACGCCTGCTGCCTCTCCCTGTGGAAACATACATTTGGGTCACATGGACAGGCTGAAACATCTACTTAACTTCTCCATGGCTTGTGGGATTTTCACCATATGATCTCACCCATGCTGCAATTTCGGTAATTTTATGCATTATGGAGAGCACATGAGATGTGGGTTCTGAATGAGGATGCAGGTGGTCTAAGGTCAGGCTCAGACCCACTCACCTGGTCTCGATGTCCACCTGCTCCTCCAGCTGGGCGATCTTGGCCTCCAGGGCGGCAATAGTGGCCTTGTACTTTGACTTCACTGTTCCCTCCAGCTCCTGCAGCTTCAGCTTCAGCTCCTTGTTCTGGCGCTCCAGCTGGGAGCGGGCCCCCTCCAGGCGCTGGGAGGTACTGCGCTCTGCCGTCAGCTCCACAGTCAtctggtcagtctgacagagacAGGGGGTTAAACTGCCTGACTCACCTTATCATTAGAAGTACACTATCCCAGTCTGTACACATGGGGCATGAAAGTCACTTGCCGTCCTTGGCTGTCCTACCTGCAGCAGAGCTCTCTTCAGCCTATCGTTTACCAGCTCAGTGTTACACTgctcctcctccagctcctcctctaGCTGTGCAATACGAGCCTCCAGTCTCCTTTTCTCCTCCGCAATCAGAGCACTGAGGGGAAGAGGAAAGGTGGGaaagaaagatggggagagaagaaCAAGGGATAGACATTTGGGTCATTAGAAGCAGAGATAAACAGTAGGTTATGAAAGCTTTTGAAAATGGTTCCTACTTCTTGGCGGCCTGGTTGTTGATCTCATCCTGCAGCTCGTCTCGCTCTTGCTGGGCCTGTCTCTTCACACGCTCTGCAGAAGCCAGCTCCTGGGGGGATAGAGTGTGGCAGAACCAAAGTGTGTGCGTGGGAGTGGGACAAATCCTAACTTGAGATAAGTTCTCATAACTTTCCACATTAATCATGATTTCAGTGGAGGATTTGTGCAAAAGTTTGAGTTAAGTGCAAATACAGTTTCACAGTAAAATGTATAAAGACCTAGTAGTAGGTTTTGCATTGTTTGGGAGGACGAGGTGTTAGTTGAGAATAAAACGACTAGTG
The sequence above is a segment of the Oncorhynchus gorbuscha isolate QuinsamMale2020 ecotype Even-year linkage group LG16, OgorEven_v1.0, whole genome shotgun sequence genome. Coding sequences within it:
- the LOC124000828 gene encoding mitochondrial glycine transporter B-like isoform X1, whose translation is MQEKQDQPLKSSPGKGHPALKAFMCGSLSGTCSTLLFQPLDLVKTRLQTLHSNMQPGSARVGMVTVFLSVVRTEKLIGLWKGVSPSFVRTIPGVGIYFSTYYSLKQHYFLEQGPGAMESVLLGAGARTVAGVCMLPVTVLKTRFESGRYNYVSMAGALRSVCQTEGPRALFSGLTATILRDAPFSGLYVMFYSQGKNTLPQEISTSPYAALANFSCGILAGVLASLVTQPADVVKTHVQVSPHLYRRTADAVRYIYNEHGFQGFFRGGVPRSLRRTMIAAMAWTVYEQMMARMGLKS
- the LOC124000828 gene encoding mitochondrial glycine transporter B-like isoform X2, translating into MELSLGHPALKAFMCGSLSGTCSTLLFQPLDLVKTRLQTLHSNMQPGSARVGMVTVFLSVVRTEKLIGLWKGVSPSFVRTIPGVGIYFSTYYSLKQHYFLEQGPGAMESVLLGAGARTVAGVCMLPVTVLKTRFESGRYNYVSMAGALRSVCQTEGPRALFSGLTATILRDAPFSGLYVMFYSQGKNTLPQEISTSPYAALANFSCGILAGVLASLVTQPADVVKTHVQVSPHLYRRTADAVRYIYNEHGFQGFFRGGVPRSLRRTMIAAMAWTVYEQMMARMGLKS